TGGGGTACAACGCTCTATTGGTGGGCAGGAATCCTTTACGTGGTGCAAGTCCGCCGTCTGGTCAGGGCGGATGCCACGGCCGATTGAGCTCGCTCGGCGCCGGTACTGACGCGGAGGAGTAGCGGAGTATCCGTCCGAGACGGGTGAGGTCGGCTAGACCGTCATCTCTCTAGGAGGACTCTTCCGACATGAAGGCCGTCGTGATGGCCGGTGGCGAAGGTACGCGGCTTCGCCCCATGACCTCAAGCATGCCCAAGCCGCTCCTGCCGGTGGCGAACCGGCCGATCATGGAGCACGTGCTGAGGCTGCTCAAGCGGCATGGGCTCAGCGAGACCGTGGTCACGGTGCAGTTTCTGGCGTCCCTCGTCAAGAACTACTTCGGTGACGGCGAGGAGCTCGGGATGGAGCTCACCTACGCCAACGAGGAGAAGCCACTCGGCACCGCCGGCAGCGTGAAGAATGCCGAGGAGGCCTTGAAGGACGACACGTTCCTCGTCATCTCGGGCGACGCGCTGACCGACTTCGACCTCACCGACCTCATCAATTTCCACAAGGAGAAGGGCGCACTGGTCACGGTGTGCCTGACCCGGGTGCCGAACCCGCTGGAATTCGGCATCACCATCGTGGACGAGGAGGGGAAGGTCGAGCGCTTCCTCGAGAAGCCCACCTGGGGACAGGTGTTCTCGGACACCATCAACACCGGCATCTACGTGATGGAGCCGGAGATCTTCAACTACGTCGACCCGGACGTCTCGGTCGACTGGTCCGGCGACGTCTTCCCGCAGCTGATGAAGGAAGGCCGGCCGATCTACGGCTACGTGGCCGAGGGCTACTGGGAGGACGTCGGCACGCACGAGAGCTACGTCAAGGCGCAGGCCGACGTGCTCGAGGGCAAGGTCCAGGTCGACATGGACGGCTTCGAGATCTCGCCCGGCGTGTGGATCGCCGAAGGAGCCGAGGTCAGCCCGGACGCGGTGCTGCGCGGGCCGCTGTACATCGGGGACTACGCCAAGGTCGAGGCCGGGGTGGAGATCCGAGAGCACACCGTCATCGGGTCGAACGTCGTCGTCAAGAGCGGGGCCTTCCTCCACAAGGCCGTCGTCCACGACAACGTCTACATCGGGCCGCACAGCAACCTGCGCGGCTGCGTCATCGGCAAGAACACCGACATCATGCGGGCCGCCCGGATCGAAGACGGAGCCGTCATCGGTGACGAGTGCCTGGTGGGTGAAGAATCCATTGTTCAGGGCAACGTACGGGTCTACCCGTTCAAGACGATCGAGGCCGGTGCCTTCGTCAACACCTCGGTGATCTGGGAGTCGCGCGGCCAGGCACACCTGTTCGGTGCCCGGGGCGTCTCCGGGATCCTGAACGTGGAGATCACACCCGAGCTGGTGGTGAAGCTGGCGGGCGCCTACGCGACGACCCTGAAGAAGGGTGCGATCGTCACCACGGCCCGTGACCACTCCCGGGGCGCGAGAGCGCTCAAGCGGGCGGTGATCTCGGCGCTCCAGGCCAGCGCCATCGACGTGCGCGACCTGGAGAACGTACCGCTGCCGGTGGCCCGGCAGCAGACGGCCCGCGGCGCGGCCGGCGGGATCGTGATCCGGACCTCGCCCGGGGTGCCGGACTCGGTGGACATCATGTTCCTCGACGAGCGGGGAGCCGACCTCTCGCAGGCGCAGCAGCGCAAGCTGGACCGGGTGTACGCACGTCAGGAGTACCGGCGTGCCTTCCCCGGGGAGATCGGTGACCTGCAGTTCCCGTCGAGCGTCTTCGACTCGTACACGGGCTCGCTGCTGCGGCGGGTGGACACCACCGGGATCGCCGATTCCGGGCTCAAGGTGGTCGTGGACGCCTCGAACGGCAGCGCCGGCCTCGTGCTGCCGAGCCTGCTCGGCCGGCTCGGCGTCGACGCGCTGACGATCAACCCCGGTCTCGACGAGTCCAGGCCGACCGAGACCCGGGAGACCCGGCGGGCCGGGCTGGTGCGGCTCGGGGAGATCGTGGCCTCGGCCCGGGCGGCCTTCGGGGTGCGGTTCGACCCGGTGGGCGAGCGGATCTCCCTGGTGGACGAGCGCGGGCGGATCATCGAGGACGACCGGGCGCTGCTCGTGCTCCTGGACCTGGTGGCCGCGGAGAAGCGCAGCGGCAAGGTGGCCCTGCCGGTGACCACGACGCGCGTCGCCGAGCAGGTGGCGGCGTACCACGGGACCCAGGTGGAGTGGACGACGACCTCGCCCGACGACCTGACCCGGGTGGGCCGTGAGGAGACCACGATCTTCGGCGGGGACGGCCGGGGCGGTTTCATCGTCCCGGAGTTCAGCAGCGTCTTCGACGGCTCGGCGGCCTTCGTGCAGCTGATCGGGCTGGTGGCGCGGACGCAGCTCACCCTGAGCCAGATCGACGCCCGCATTCCGCGCGCGCACGTGCTCAAGCGGGACGTGCCCACGCCGTGGGCGGCGAAGGGGCTCGTCATGCGGCGGGTCGTGGAGGCGGCCGGCGACCGGCAGGTGGACACCACCGACGGGGTGCGCGTGGTGGAGGCCGACGGGCGGTGGGCGCTCGTCCTGCCGGACCCGGCGGAGGCGGTCACCCACCTGTGGGCCGAAGGTCCCGACGACGCCTCCGCGCAGGCGCTGCTCGACGAGTGGGGCGCGGTGGTGGACGGAGCCGGGCAGCACTGACCGGCGCGCGTCCGGTGCCGGACGCGATTTCGGTGGGCCGGGTGCGGGGAGTCACCCGGCCCGGCCCGCCGGACGAGCGCATTCGGTGTGGGCGGTGCCGACATGCGACGATGTGCGGCATGTCGCAGCCTCCCAACAACCGGAGTTCGGCCACACCGCCCGCGCGCCCGGACGCGTCCATGTCGCTGCTGACGCACGTGATGGACCACAGCCTCGACGAGGGCTATGCGGAGGCCGCGGCCCGGCGCGAGGCGGACGGTACGGCGGGGCTGCCCCGTACCCTCAAGGCCAAGCTGGGGCTCGCGGCCGGGCTCGTCGTCGCCGCGATGGTGGTCACGCTGGGTGCCGCGCAGGCGCGGATAGCGGCGCCGGTGCTGGCCAAGGAGCGCCAGGAGCTGATCGACCGGGTGCAGCGTGCCGACGATCACGCGGACGGTCTTGAGCGGGACATGGAGCGGCTGCGGACCGAGGTCGCGGACCGGCAGCGCGCGGCGCTGAAGCAGCAGGTCGGCGAGCGGGGCAGGCTGGTGGAGTTGCTGGCGGGTGCAACCGAGGTGCGTGGTCCTGGCGTCAAGCTGGTGGTGGACGATGCCAAGGGCGCCTCGTCGGGCGGCGGTGGTGGCCCGCGCGAGAGCGCGGGGTTCTCGAACACCGGCCGGGTGAGGGACCGTGACATGCAGCGGATCGTCAACGGGCTCTGGCAGGCGGGCGCGGAGGCCGTCTCGATCAACGGTCAGCGGCTGACGGCGCTGTCGGCGATCCGGGCCGCGGGTGACGCGATACTGGTCGACAACAAGCCGCTGGTGCCGCCGTACGAGGTGCTCGCGGTGGGTGACAAGAAGCGGCTCGGGACCACGTTCCAGGACTCCGTGGACGGTCAGTACCTGCACGTGCTGCAGGAGAGCTACGGGATTCGCTACAGCCTGTCCCCGATGGACGAGGTGAGGCTGCCGGCGGCGTCGAGTCTGACCGTCCGCACAGCCACAGCAGAAGAGCCGAAGAAGGGTGCATCGTGATCGCGGTACTGGGCCTCGTGGCCGGAGTGGTGGTCGGGCTTCTGGTCCGGCCCGAAGTGCCGGCCGTGGTGGAGCCTTATCTGCCGATCGCCGTGGTGGCCGCGCTCGACGCGGT
The Streptomyces sp. NBC_00091 genome window above contains:
- a CDS encoding mannose-1-phosphate guanyltransferase, whose product is MKAVVMAGGEGTRLRPMTSSMPKPLLPVANRPIMEHVLRLLKRHGLSETVVTVQFLASLVKNYFGDGEELGMELTYANEEKPLGTAGSVKNAEEALKDDTFLVISGDALTDFDLTDLINFHKEKGALVTVCLTRVPNPLEFGITIVDEEGKVERFLEKPTWGQVFSDTINTGIYVMEPEIFNYVDPDVSVDWSGDVFPQLMKEGRPIYGYVAEGYWEDVGTHESYVKAQADVLEGKVQVDMDGFEISPGVWIAEGAEVSPDAVLRGPLYIGDYAKVEAGVEIREHTVIGSNVVVKSGAFLHKAVVHDNVYIGPHSNLRGCVIGKNTDIMRAARIEDGAVIGDECLVGEESIVQGNVRVYPFKTIEAGAFVNTSVIWESRGQAHLFGARGVSGILNVEITPELVVKLAGAYATTLKKGAIVTTARDHSRGARALKRAVISALQASAIDVRDLENVPLPVARQQTARGAAGGIVIRTSPGVPDSVDIMFLDERGADLSQAQQRKLDRVYARQEYRRAFPGEIGDLQFPSSVFDSYTGSLLRRVDTTGIADSGLKVVVDASNGSAGLVLPSLLGRLGVDALTINPGLDESRPTETRETRRAGLVRLGEIVASARAAFGVRFDPVGERISLVDERGRIIEDDRALLVLLDLVAAEKRSGKVALPVTTTRVAEQVAAYHGTQVEWTTTSPDDLTRVGREETTIFGGDGRGGFIVPEFSSVFDGSAAFVQLIGLVARTQLTLSQIDARIPRAHVLKRDVPTPWAAKGLVMRRVVEAAGDRQVDTTDGVRVVEADGRWALVLPDPAEAVTHLWAEGPDDASAQALLDEWGAVVDGAGQH
- a CDS encoding DUF881 domain-containing protein produces the protein MCGMSQPPNNRSSATPPARPDASMSLLTHVMDHSLDEGYAEAAARREADGTAGLPRTLKAKLGLAAGLVVAAMVVTLGAAQARIAAPVLAKERQELIDRVQRADDHADGLERDMERLRTEVADRQRAALKQQVGERGRLVELLAGATEVRGPGVKLVVDDAKGASSGGGGGPRESAGFSNTGRVRDRDMQRIVNGLWQAGAEAVSINGQRLTALSAIRAAGDAILVDNKPLVPPYEVLAVGDKKRLGTTFQDSVDGQYLHVLQESYGIRYSLSPMDEVRLPAASSLTVRTATAEEPKKGAS